One window of the Salvia miltiorrhiza cultivar Shanhuang (shh) chromosome 6, IMPLAD_Smil_shh, whole genome shotgun sequence genome contains the following:
- the LOC130989549 gene encoding GDSL esterase/lipase At5g55050-like yields the protein MASLWLNKLISAYFCCLFVCFVASRAQTTPAMYVFGDSLVDAGNNNYLPLSLIKANFPYNGVDYAANKPTGRFSNGKNAADFLAEQLGLSTPPPYLSQPNNAFLKGVSFASGGAGILNATDQKTTISLPQQVGYFSTVQRRLVKDMGTKPAQEHLSKSLFPFVIGSNDIINYFQTNSEMAKKYTPQQFVTLMVSNLKEVLMGVHGLGARKLLLVGLTPIGCAPKQRYSSNTNECNEEVNKWSNKYNSELRQMLPQLQSELKDFHYSYFDVHTIFVDFIQNPTTYGFNETKSACCGLGKLRADLPCTPLAVYCPRRNSHVFWDVYHPTEAAARIFIAKLFDAAGDYVSPITVNHLLTL from the exons ATGGCATCCTTATggttgaataaattaatatcagCATATTTTTGTTGCTTGTTTGTATGCTTTGTTGCGAGTAGAGCTCAAACCACACCGGCTATGTACGTGTTTGGCGACTCACTGGTGGATGCTGGGAACAACAATTACTTGCCACTTTCCCTAATCAAAGCCAATTTCCCATACAACGGCGTCGACTACGCCGCTAACAAGCCCACCGGCAGATTCTCCAATGGCAAAAATGCTGCCGACTTTCTAG CTGAACAATTGGGTTTGTCAACACCGCCGCCGTATCTATCACAGCCTAATAATGCGTTTCTTAAAGGCGTAAGCTTTGCTTCCGGTGGAGCCGGAATCTTAAACGCCACTGATCAA AAAACCACGATCTCTCTGCCTCAACAAGTGGGATACTTCTCCACCGTGCAACGAAGACTGGTGAAAGATATGGGGACGAAGCCAGCGCAGGAGCACTTATCAAAATCATTGTTTCCCTTCGTGATTGGTAGCAACGATATCATAAATTACTTCCAAACAAACTCCGAAATGGCGAAGAAATACACCCCTCAACAATTCGTTACTCTCATGGTCTCCAACCTCAAAGAAGTGCTCATG ggtGTTCATGGTCTTGGAGCACGCAAATTGTTGTTGGTGGGGCTAACACCAATAGGATGCGCTCCCAAACAAAGATATTCAAGTAACACTAATGAATGCAATGAGGAAGTAAACAAATGGTCCAACAAGTATAACTCAGAGCTGAGGCAGATGCTGCCTCAACTGCAGTCGGAGCTCAAAGATTTCCACTACTCTTATTTTGATGTGCATACCATCTTCGTCGACTTCATCCAGAATCCAACAACTTATG GTTTCAATGAGACAAAAAGTGCCTGCTGCGGACTGGGGAAACTGAGGGCCGATCTTCCTTGCACGCCTCTCGCTGTATATTGTCCGAGAAGAAATTCACATGTTTTCTGGGATGTATACCACCCTACGGAGGCGGCTGCGCGTATTTTCATTGCTAAACTTTTCGATGCCGCAGGAGATTATGTATCCCCCATCACTGTTAACCACCTACTTACTCTCTAG
- the LOC130989544 gene encoding granule-bound starch synthase 2, chloroplastic/amyloplastic-like, which yields MASMKSYSFPTGVDSSILVRGANRHRPLISILAYRQRKVGDCNSPGFSSNSAVDLLSRVSLCSGCGGRRRRWANQGVKAAAAGGRADETDDEVEDSLQATIEKSKKVLAIQSDLLKQIAERKKLVSSIKNASIDPEGGGQLYKESNVTISSDEASAESEDASELGNDLPGKQLKASSSSLDPVAKTEERGKGLPVNGASFDASSAKQPNANSSWAVQSKKVPYLPWQSPAAPAPEPSSSNNFYNVSKYSTEVIASSTEMSTEEDSDGKWKDTTIKTSTVLDKPSSKQEEQHEDSWESIPEDGNVKAEDPTDEDVKPAPLAGVNVMNVIVVAAECAPWVKTGGLGDVAGSLPKALARRGHRVMVVVPRYGDYVEAQDSGVRKRYKVDGQDFEVNYFHAYLDGVDFVFIDAPLFRHIENNIYGGNRMDILKRMVLFCKAAVEVPWHVPCGGVCYGDGNLAFIANDWHTALLPVYLKAYYRDNGLMQYARSVLVIHNIAHQGRGPVNDFSIVDLPPQYLDLFKLYDPVGGEHFNIFAAGLKTADRIVTVSHGYAWELKTSEGGWGLHQIINENDWKLRGIVNGIDTKEWSPEVDVHLQSDGYVNYSINTLQRGKSQCKAALQKELGLPIREDVPVIGFIGRLDNQKGVDLIAEAVPWMMGQDVQLVMLGTGRHDLEELLRRFEREHNDKVRGWVGFSVKTAHRITAGADILLMPSRFEPCGLNQLYAMRYGTIPVVHAVGGLRDTVTPFNPFEESGLGWTFSRAEKDELIHALGNCFWTYREFKQSWEGLQKRGMSNDLSWDNAAQNYEEVLVAAKYQW from the exons ATGGCGTCCATGAAATCCTATTCCTTCCCCACAGGAGTGGACAGTTCCATACTCGTTCGCGGCGCGAATCGTCATCGGCCATTGATTTCTATACTAGCCTACAGGCAGAGGAAAGTTGGGGATTGTAATTCACCTGGGTTTTCGAGTAATTCGGCCGTGGATCTTCTTAGCAGAGTGTCACTGTGCAGTGGATGCGGCGGCAGACGGCGGAGGTGGGCCAACCAGGGTGTAAAGGCTGCGGCGGCTGGAGGCCGGGCAGACGAGACGGATGATGAGGTGGAGGATAGTTTGCAGGCGACAATTGAGAAGAGCAAGAAGGTTCTTGCCATACAAAGCGACCTTTTGAAACAG ATTGCTGAAAGGAAAAAATTGGTTTCATCAATTAAAAATGCCTCGATTGACCCTGAAGGCGGCGGACAGCTTTATAAGGAGAGTAATGTCACTATTTCCAGTGATGAAGCTTCTGCTGAAAGTGAAG ATGCATCAGAACTTGGAAATGATCTTCCTGGTAAACAACTCAAAGCCTCTAGTTCCAGTCTTGATCCTGTTGCAAAAACTGAAG AACGTGGAAAAGGCCTTCCTGTTAATGGAGCTTCATTCGATGCTAGTTCTGCAAAACAGCCGAATGCCAATAGTTCTTGGGCTGTTCAATCAAAGAAAGTACCATATTTGCCATGGCAATCCCCCGCAGCGCCTGCACCAGAGCCTTCTTCAAGTAATAATTTTTACAATGTGTCAAAATATAGTACAGAGGTGATAGCGTCTAGTACAGAGATGTCCACTGAAGAAGATTCAGATGGAAAGTGGAAGGATACTACTATAAAAACATCGACTGTACTTGATAAACCATCTAGCAAACAAGAGGAGCAACATGAGGATTCATGGGAATCGATTCCCGAGGATGGAAATGTCAAAGCTGAAGATCCCACAGATGAAGATGTCAAGCCTGCTCCACTGGCTGGGGTCAATGTAATGAATGTAATTGTTGTTGCTGCAGAATGTGCTCCATGGGTCAAGACAG GTGGGCTTGGAGATGTCGCTGGATCTTTACCTAAGGCGTTGGCTAGGCGTGGACACAGAGTCATG GTTGTTGTACCTCGCTATGGCGATTATGTGGAAGCTCAAGATTCAGGTGTTAGGAAGAGATATAAAGTGGATGGTCAG GATTTTGAAGTTAATTACTTCCACGCCTACCTTGATGGTGTAGATTTCGTTTTTATTGATGCTCCCCTCTTTCGGCATATTGAGAATAATATATATGGAGGAAATCGTATG GATATTCTGAAGCGCATGGTGTTGTTCTGCAAAGCTGCTGTCGAG GTTCCGTGGCATGTTCCCTGCGGCGGAGTTTGCTATGGAGATGGAAATTTGGCATTCATTGCAAACGACTGGCACACTGCCTTGTTACCCGTCTATCTTAAGGCATACTATAGGGACAACGGCTTAATGCAATATGCGAGATccgttcttgtgattcataacATAGCTCATCAG GGTCGTGGTCCTGTCAATGATTTCTCAATCGTGGATCTTCCACCTCAGTATCTCGATCTATTCAAATTATATGATCCAGTTGGAGGGGAACACTTCAACATCTTTGCTGCAGGTCTAAAAACTGCTGATCGCATCGTTACAGTTAGTCATGGATATGCTTGGGAGCTAAAAACTTCCGAAGGTGGCTGGGGCCTACACCAAATCATAAACGAGAACGACTGGAAGCTACGTGGAATCGTGAACGGGATTGACACAAAAGAGTGGAGCCCCGAGGTGGACGTTCACCTGCAGTCAGACGGGTACGTTAACTACTCCATCAACACCCTGCAGAGAGGTAAATCTCAGTGCAAAGCAGCGCTGCAGAAGGAGCTCGGGCTGCCCATACGTGAAGATGTTCCGGTGATTGGTTTCATCGGGAGGCTCGACAATCAGAAAGGCGTCGATCTGATAGCCGAAGCAGTGCCGTGGATGATGGGACAGGACGTGCAGCTGGTGATGCTGGGCACTGGCAGGCACGACCTTGAAGAGCTGCTGAGGAGGTTCGAGAGAGAGCACAACGACAAGGTGAGAGGATGGGTTGGTTTCTCCGTCAAGACCGCTCACCGGATAACCGCCGGCGCGGACATACTCCTGATGCCATCGAGGTTCGAGCCATGTGGCCTGAATCAGCTCTATGCAATGCGCTATGGAACAATCCCAGTCGTGCACGCTGTGGGCGGACTAAGGGACACCGTGACGCCCTTCAACCCGTTTGAGGAATCGGGGCTCGGATGGACCTTCTCCCGAGCAGAGAAAGACGAGCTGATACACGCGCTGGGGAACTGTTTCTGGACCTATCGCGAGTTCAAGCAGAGCTGGGAGGGGCTGCAGAAACGAGGCATGTCGAATGATCTGAGCTGGGACAATGCGGCGCAGAACTACGAGGAAGTTCTTGTTGCTGCCAAGTATCAGTGGTGA
- the LOC130989547 gene encoding serine/threonine-protein kinase-like protein At3g51990, whose product MGYLSCNEKSAIAICDSYNWELLSKNPRKIRRPFKIAEFDLSDLHSATDGFSAAKLLGKGSHGWVYKAELQRLKLVAAVKKTKAPSIYGGAANPADNELEILSRIYHPRLVNLIGFAVDPNQHKLIVVEYMPNGSLYDLLHGSRRPPGWVKRTRFALQVAWAVQFLHSSQPPIIHRDIKSSNVLIDADFNSRISDFGLALRGHVEDVRVRSTPPAGTLGYLDPGYLAPGDLSTKSDVFSFGILLLEIISGRNAIDVNYSPPSVVEWALPEIESGNFEGICDPRIGPPDDAGALRRMAVLAARCVRCAAERRPGMEEVVECLKGVYKRMKMQSQICVNVGRRVAKYEALDDGAEVVRNARTGSRRNGKVSSVASVQVRSDVERVGRSKSMGSGSEIKYQSLDGGWRRVKMSKSKSMGINALSIGTTKWEESKLLVDLGENVGGEEK is encoded by the coding sequence ATGGGCTATCTTTCTTGCAATGAGAAGTCGGCCATTGCCATCTGCGATTCATATAACTGGGAGCTACTGTCCAAGAATCCCAGGAAAATTCGTCGCCCATTCAAAATTGCCGAGTTCGATCTATCCGATCTTCACTCCGCCACCGACGGTTTTTCCGCCGCCAAATTGCTAGGCAAAGGCAGCCACGGCTGGGTGTACAAGGCTGAGCTCCAGCGGCTCAAGCTCGTCGCCGCCGTAAAAAAGACTAAGGCGCCCAGCATCTACGGCGGCGCCGCCAACCCCGCCGACAATGAGTTGGAGATTCTATCGAGGATATACCACCCCCGCCTCGTCAACTTGATTGGCTTCGCCGTGGATCCGAATCAGCACAAGCTGATCGTGGTCGAGTACATGCCAAACGGTTCCTTATACGACTTGCTGCACGGCTCGCGCAGACCGCCCGGCTGGGTCAAGCGAACCCGGTTCGCGCTGCAGGTGGCGTGGGCGGTTCAGTTCCTGCACTCGTCGCAGCCGCCGATCATCCACCGCGACATAAAATCATCCAACGTTCTGATCGACGCGGATTTCAATTCGCGGATCAGCGACTTCGGGCTGGCGCTGAGGGGACACGTGGAGGATGTGAGGGTCCGGTCCACGCCGCCGGCCGGGACGCTCGGGTACCTCGACCCGGGCTATCTTGCGCCGGGGGATCTCAGCACCAAATCCGACGTGTTCAGCTTCGGGATCCTGCTGCTGGAGATCATCAGCGGCCGCAACGCCATCGACGTCAACTACAGCCCGCCGTCGGTGGTGGAGTGGGCGCTGCCGGAGATCGAATCAGGCAACTTCGAGGGGATCTGCGACCCGAGGATCGGGCCGCCGGACGATGCGGGGGCGCTGCGGCGGATGGCGGTGCTGGCGGCGCGGTGCGTGAGGTGCGCGGCGGAGAGGCGGCCGGGGATGGAGGAAGTGGTGGAGTGTCTTAAGGGCGTGTACAAGAGGATGAAGATGCAATCGCAGATTTGCGTCAACGTGGGGCGGCGGGTGGCGAAGTATGAGGCGTTGGACGACGGCGCGGAGGTGGTGCGGAATGCGAGGACGGGGAGCAGGAGGAACGGGAAAGTATCGAGTGTGGCGAGTGTACAAGTGAGGAGTGACGTGGAACGTGTCGGTAGGTCAAAGTCGATGGGTTCGGGTAGTGAGATTAAATATCAGTCGTTGGATGGTGGTTGGAGAAGAGTGAAGATGAGTAAATCAAAGTCAATGGGGATCAATGCACTTTCAATTGGGACCACTAAATGGGAGGAGTCCAAATTACTAGTGGATTTGGGAGAAAATGTCGGAGGGGAAGAAAAATAA
- the LOC130989545 gene encoding defective in cullin neddylation protein AAR3-like, whose product MDFSFDIFQTYRQYCDITSRAIMNKWDNHGPDDESQRIRDLRDELAQLWKLVESKLSTSVSILDEVSKLMSRLDLTAEYSEFSRFYDFVFFICRENGQKNITVSRAIMAWRLVLSGRFRLINHWCNFVEKNQRYNISEDTWRQVLAFSRCVHENLEGYDPEGAWPVLIDDFVEYMYRIRGSHRNSFCNCDDVEAQQAEITSSGLKNFPGSKRRLWGDNLQTGQDSCASASNSSYTSPKRRHIYLVDNSVKLDCAKSPCSVEGCLSKGFAGLLSGHSCLNFERDRRVPYT is encoded by the exons ATGGATTTTTCCTTCGATATTTTCCAAACCTACCGTCAGTACTGCG ATATTACATCAAGGGCGATTATGAATAAGTGGGATAATCACGGTCCAGATGACGAGTCGCAGAGGATAAGAGACTTGAGAGATGAATTGGCACAGCTGTGGAAATTGGTGGAGTCAAAACTCAGCACAAG TGTTTCGATTCTTGATGAAGTGTCCAAGCTGATGTCAAGACTAGACTTGACG GCAGAGTATTCTGAGTTCTCACGCTTTTACGATTTTGTGTTCTTCATTTGCCGGGAAAATGGCCAAAAAAACATCA CTGTAAGCAGGGCTATTATGGCATGGAGATTAGTTTTGTCTGGAAGGTTTCGTCTGATTAATCATTGGTGCAACTTTGTGGAG AAAAATCAACGATATAACATATCCGAGGACACATGGCGACAAGTTTTAGCTTTCAGTCGATGTGTCCATGAAAATCTTGAAGGGTATGACCCTGAAG GAGCGTGGCCGGTACTTATTGATGACTTCGTTGAATACATGTACAG GATTAGGGGAAGCCATCGTAATTCATTCTGCAACTGCGATGACGTGGAAGCCCAACAAGCCGAGATCACATCGTCGG GTTTGAAAAACTTCCCCGGTTCAAAGAGGAGGCTCTGGGGTGACAATCTGCAGACGGGGCAGGACTCGTGTGCAAGTGCAAGCAATAGTAGCTACACAAGTCCTAAGAGACGGCATATCTATCTCGTAGACAACTCGGTAAAGTTGGACTGCGCCAAGTCCCCCTGCTCTGTTGAGGGGTGTCTGTCGAAGGGCTTTGCGGGGCTTCTCTCTGGCCATTCGTGTCTCAATTTTGAGCGCGATAGACGAGTCCCGTACACATAG